The following coding sequences lie in one Pseudorasbora parva isolate DD20220531a chromosome 18, ASM2467924v1, whole genome shotgun sequence genomic window:
- the LOC137046878 gene encoding urokinase plasminogen activator surface receptor-like, which produces MDLQISVFLFFILFTAGHSLDCYECLGLTGSCADQKLKTCPGGSSKCMSVTAVTQGGEITVKVKTKDCAPACQNGSMNFGISKVTSSCCNTDQCNFQDAPDPSNIPNGKTCYSCDGQSCSNTVRCSGTEDRCIKATGISSVAVKGCASKSMCDPTSFIPNVEDISCCEGNLCNGAQSVTQSFLFLCCSLLSYFLLH; this is translated from the exons ATGGATCTGCAAATctcagtttttcttttcttcattcTGTTCACTGCAG GACACTCTCTCGACTGTTATGAGTGTTTGGGTCTGACGGGTTCTTGTGCAGATCAGAAGTTAAAAACATGTCCCGGGGGATCTTCCAAGTGCATGAGTGTAACAGCGGTAACACAAGGCG GTGAAATTACTGTAAAAGTGAAGACTAAAGATTGTGCTCCTGCCTGTCAAAATGGGTCCATGAACTTCGGCATTTCAAAGGTGACTTCTTCCTGCTGTAACACGGACCAGTGTAACTTCCAAGATGCTCCAG ATCCTTCTAACATCCCCAATGGAAAGACAtgttattcctgtgatggacaGAGCTGCTCAAACACTGTGAGATGTTCAGGGACTGAAGATCGCTGCATTAAAGCAACAG GGATTTCGTCAGTTGCTGTAAAAGGCTGTGCCTCTAAATCTATGTGTGATCCCACATCATTTATTCCTAATGTTGAGGACATCTCCTGCTGTGAGGGGAACCTGTGTAACGGTGCTCAGAGCGTCACTCAGAGCTTCCTGTTCCTCTGCTGTTCTCTGCTCTCCTACTTCCTGCTGCACTga